In Phocoena phocoena chromosome 3, mPhoPho1.1, whole genome shotgun sequence, a single window of DNA contains:
- the DDX39A gene encoding ATP-dependent RNA helicase DDX39A, giving the protein MAEQDVENELLDYEEDEEPQAPPESAPTAPKKDVKGSYVSIHSSGFRDFLLKPELLRAIVDCGFEHPSEVQHECIPQAILGMDILCQAKSGMGKTAVFVLATLQQIEPVNGQVTVLVMCHTRELAFQISKEYERFSKYMPSVKVSVFFGGLSIKKDEEVLKKNCPHVVVGTPGRILALVRNRSLNLKNVKHFVLDECDKMLEQLDMRRDVQEIFRLTPHEKQCMMFSATLSKEIRPVCRKFMQDPMEVFVDDETKLTLHGLQQYYVKLKDSEKNRKLFDLLDVLEFNQVVIFVKSVQRCMALAQLLVEQNFPAIAIHRGMAQEERLSRYQQFKDFQRRILVATNLFGRGMDIERVNIVFNYDMPEDSDTYLHRVARAGRFGTKGLAITFVSDENDAKILNDVQDRFEVNVAELPEEIDISTYIEQSR; this is encoded by the exons ATGGCGGAACAGGATGTGGAAAACGAGCTTCTGGATTATGAGGAAGATGAAGAGCCCCAGGCTCCTCCAGAGAGCGCTCCAACTGCTCCCAAGAAAGATGTCAAGGGTTCTTACGTTTCCATCCACAGCTCTGGCTTCCGGGACTTTCTGCTGAAGCCTGAGCTCCTGAGGGCCATAGTGGACTGTGGCTTCGAGCATCCATCCGAGG TCCAGCACGAGTGTATTCCACAAGCCATCCTGGGCATGGACATCCTGTGCCAGGCCAAGTCAGGGATGGGCAAGACAGCGGTTTTTGTGTTGGCCACCCTGCAGCAGATTGAGCCCGTCAACGGACAG GTGACGGTCCTGGTTATGTGCCACACTCGAGAGCTGGCCTTCCAGATCAGCAAGGAGTATGAGCGCTTCTCCAAATACATGCCCAGCGTCAAG GTGTCTGTGTTCTTCGGGGGCCTCTCCATCAAGAAGGATGAGGAGGTGTTGAAGAAGAACTGTCCCCATGTCGTGGTGGGGACGCCGGGCCGGATCCTGGCACTTGTGCGGAACAGGAGCCTCAACCTGAAGAATGTGAAGCACTTCGTGTTGGACGAGTGTGACAAGATGCTGGAGCAGTTGG acATGCGGCGGGACGTGCAGGAGATCTTCCGCCTGACACCCCACGAGAAGCAGTGCATGATGTTCAGCGCCACCCTGAGCAAGGAGATCCGGCCCGTCTGCAGGAAGTTCATGCAAGAC CCCATGGAGGTGTTTGTGGACGACGAAACCAAGCTCACGCTGCATGGGCTGCAGCAGTACTACGTCAAGCTTAAGGACAGTGAGAAGAACCGCAAGCTCTTTGACCTCCTGGATGTGTTGGAGTTTAACCAG GTGGTGATATTTGTGAAGTCGGTGCAGCGCTGCATGGCCTTGGCCCAGCTCCTCGTGGAGCAGAACTTCCCAGCCATTGCCATCCACAGGGGCATGGCCCAGGAGGAGCG CCTATCACGTTATCAGCAGTTTAAGGACTTCCAGCGGCGGATCCTGGTGGCCACCAATCTGTTTGGCCGAGGAATGGACATTGAGCGTGTCAACATTGTCTTCAATTATGACATGCCCGAGGACTCAGACACCTACCTCCACCGC GTGGCCCGTGCGGGTCGCTTTGGTACCAAAGGCCTGGCCATTACTTTCGTGTCTGATGAGAatgatgccaaaatcctcaatgATGTCCAGGACCGGTTTGAAGTGAATGTGGCAGAGCTTCCAGAAGAAATAGACATCTCCACATACA TTGAGCAGAGCCGGTAA